Proteins encoded together in one Bactrocera tryoni isolate S06 unplaced genomic scaffold, CSIRO_BtryS06_freeze2 scaffold_140, whole genome shotgun sequence window:
- the LOC120780089 gene encoding uncharacterized protein LOC120780089, whose amino-acid sequence MDIEETPTTSNTVRSESNAPKASAAPVAAPRANVMRPPPSAAAVREVGEEQLVEPQGPPCCSLCHRPHVLKRCTIFQSMKPAQRQQVARAHGHCMTCLADDHATIECWADGACQYCHRPHHTLFHRFPTRANHTNSRTRPRSDPLRRRRRTQPPTRRTRPSPPRHAHRQQQRRSTGLSAVLSTLQQLQRLLAD is encoded by the coding sequence ATGGACATAGAGGAGACCCCAACCACCTCCAACACCGTAAGGTCCGAAAGCAATGCACCCAAAGCGTCGGCTGCACCCGTTGCCGCTCCAAGGGCCAATGTTATGCGCCCCCCGCCATCCGCCGCAGCCGTCAGAGAAGTAGGAGAAGAGCAGCTAGTAGAGCCACAGGGGCCTCCCTGTTGCAGCCTGTGCCATCGCCCACACGTTCTAAAACGATGCACCATCTTCCAAAGTATGAAGCCCGCTCAACGACAACAGGTTGCAAGGGCTCACGGGCATTGCATGACCTGTCTGGCAGATGACCACGCCACCATAGAGTGCTGGGCTGACGGTGCCTGTCAATATTGCCACAGGCCGCACCACACTCTGTTTCATCGATTTCCCACACGAGCCAATCACACCAACTCCCGTACTAGACCACGCAGCGATCCTCTCCGGCGACGACGACGCACCCAACCACCCACAAGACGTACGCGACCATCTCCGCCACGCCACGCTCATCGCCAGCAACAACGACGCTCAACAGGGTTGAGCGCGGTACTCAGTACACTCCAACAGCTACAAAGGCTCCTAGCCGAttaa